CATGTAGATGTGTTCAACAACACGGTGTATCACAACAACAAAGACACCCAGAGTACCGCTACGTGGCGAGGGGAGTTGAGCCTGGTCTACTCGAAAGACACCGTCTGGCGAAACAACATCGGCGTCGCCAATCCCGGGTCGGGGGTGTTGTCCTGGAACCGCGCGCTCCTGATCGCGGGATCCGAAGACATGGTCTGGGATAAGAACCTTTCTTTTGACGGAACACCCGGGAACGCATCGATCAATATCAGCGGCACGTCGGTCGGTCTGTCGGACCTGAAAGGCAATCTGCTGGGTGTCAGTCCCGGGCTGAGCGATCCTCAGAAGGGCAAATTTGATCTTCGAGCAGACAGCCCCGCCCTCGACGCCGGCAGCGATCGGATCGTCTCTTTTTGGGATATCGATTACAAAACGAGAAACGCCGGCTCGGTGGATATCGGCGCCTTCGAGCGTGGCGGGACGGTGGCTACCGGGAGCGATCCCGAACCGCCTCAGGTCACGGATTCGCCGCAGGCGACGAGTTATCCCAACCCGTTTTCAGGCGAGGTCACCATCACCTACCACCTCCCTCGTCCGGCTCCGGTGCGTATCGAGGTCTTTAATGCGCTGGGCCAGCATGTGGCGACCGTCGTCGATGCTGAAAAACCCGCCGGCGAGCATACGGCGCAGTTCAGCGGCAGTCAGCTACCCAACGGCGTGTATTATTACCGGATTGTTGCCGGCAACGCCACGTGGACGAAGGCGATGATTCTGGCGAGATAGGTATGCGTTAGATTCTGCATTCGGGAAGTGGGTAGGCGATGTTTCTCATCCTCCCCCCTGCTCCCACTTCCGATCCAGCGCCCGGTACTGAATCGCCTCCGAGACGTGCTCCGGGCGAATCGCCTCGGCGCCGGACAGGTCGGCGATCGTCCGTGACACCTTGAGGATCCGGTCGTACGCGCGGGCGCTGAGACCCAGGCGGTGGATGGCCATCTTCATCAGTTGCTTGCTTTCGGGATCGAGCGCCGCGTGCTGTCGGACGAGCCGCGAGCCCATCTGGGCGTTGCAGTACACGCCGGCGTGGCCCGCGAACCGCGCCTGCTGCCGCTCCCGCGCGCCCATCACCCGGGCCCGTATGTCGGTGGACGCCTCCCCCTCACTCCGGCTGCTCATCTCGTCGAAGGAGACGGGCATGACGTCGATGTGGACGTCGATCCGGTCCAGCAGCGGCCCGCTGATCCGGGAGAGGTACCGCTGCACCTGCACCGGCGCGCATACGCAGGGACGATTCGGGTCGGTGAGATGGCCGCAGGGGCAGGGATTCATGGAGGCGACGAGCATGAAGCGCGCGGGGAACTCGACCGACACGCGTGCCCGGCTGATCGTGATGCGCCCTTCCTCCAGCGGTTGCCGCATCACCTCCAGGACCTGCCGTTTGAACTCGGGCAGCTCGTCCAGAAACAGGATGCCGTTGTGCGCGCACGAGATTTCGCCGGGACGCGGATGCACGCCGCCGCCGCAGAGGCCGGCGTCCGAGATCGTGTGGTGCGGCGCGCGGAACGGCCGCGTCGCCACGAGGCCGGCGCGGGTCGACAGCGTCCCGCTGACCGAGTGGATCTTGGTCGTCTCCAGCGCCTCCTCGACGGTGAGCGGCGGTAGGATGGTCGGCATCCGGCGCGCCAGCATCGTTTTGCCCGATCCCGGGGCGCCGACCATCAGTACGTTGTGCCCGCCGGCCGCCGCCACCTCCAGCGCCCGCTTCACGCCCTCCTGGCCCCGCACGTCCGCGAAGTCGATGTCATAGCGCCGCGCCTCCTCGAAGAG
This genomic window from Rhodothermales bacterium contains:
- a CDS encoding T9SS type A sorting domain-containing protein, with amino-acid sequence IVVRNNRSYDNINLVFASFKPGVTTDGNGIIADNFYNEGSTNVKYPHRTLIENNLIYNNGGKGLHVFKSDHVDVFNNTVYHNNKDTQSTATWRGELSLVYSKDTVWRNNIGVANPGSGVLSWNRALLIAGSEDMVWDKNLSFDGTPGNASINISGTSVGLSDLKGNLLGVSPGLSDPQKGKFDLRADSPALDAGSDRIVSFWDIDYKTRNAGSVDIGAFERGGTVATGSDPEPPQVTDSPQATSYPNPFSGEVTITYHLPRPAPVRIEVFNALGQHVATVVDAEKPAGEHTAQFSGSQLPNGVYYYRIVAGNATWTKAMILAR
- a CDS encoding YifB family Mg chelatase-like AAA ATPase; translated protein: MLSRVWSSTVIGVDALPIEIEVHTRGGLPKYIMVGLPDGAVRESQERILTALRANGLPRPTGRITVNLAPADVRKEGTAFDLPIAIGVIATADEAISQRSLDDLCIAGELALNGEVRPIRGALPIALRARAEGKRAVLVPAENAPEAAIVEGLDVYPIRKLRDAYALLSGNAPAPEPYRRDVSLLFEEARRYDIDFADVRGQEGVKRALEVAAAGGHNVLMVGAPGSGKTMLARRMPTILPPLTVEEALETTKIHSVSGTLSTRAGLVATRPFRAPHHTISDAGLCGGGVHPRPGEISCAHNGILFLDELPEFKRQVLEVMRQPLEEGRITISRARVSVEFPARFMLVASMNPCPCGHLTDPNRPCVCAPVQVQRYLSRISGPLLDRIDVHIDVMPVSFDEMSSRSEGEASTDIRARVMGARERQQARFAGHAGVYCNAQMGSRLVRQHAALDPESKQLMKMAIHRLGLSARAYDRILKVSRTIADLSGAEAIRPEHVSEAIQYRALDRKWEQGGG